A DNA window from Chloroflexota bacterium contains the following coding sequences:
- a CDS encoding ferredoxin family protein encodes MPPKVNPELCTGCGICIEYCPEDVLRLEDGEVVLKYPEECWQCGVCKLECPEEAIEMVFPLESTLLVAE; translated from the coding sequence ATGCCACCAAAGGTAAACCCAGAGCTGTGTACCGGCTGTGGAATTTGTATTGAGTATTGCCCTGAGGATGTGCTCAGGCTGGAAGATGGAGAAGTAGTACTCAAGTATCCAGAGGAGTGCTGGCAGTGCGGGGTATGTAAGCTGGAGTGTCCGGAGGAGGCCATAGAGATGGTCTTCCCTCTTGAGAGTACGCTCCTTGTAGCCGAGTGA
- a CDS encoding FAD-dependent oxidoreductase: protein MRFEERSLQTDVLVLGGGLAGCMAAIKASEYPLDVTLVEKCKPERSGCAATGLDHFWTLPPDRGVTAEQLIRQYAENVEYLVDQEVLHTIVTESFERVKDLETWGVNMRAANGEYRWVGEPFIHPFDLSIHFAGHNIKRVLAEEARKRKVRVLERSMATRLLTDKGRVIGALVFNHRQNCFTVIQSKAVVITTGGATRIYHTPSGRPFSTFAAPSDTGDGFAMAFHAGAELTCMEFSEGTAAPKSFRPGTIGNFTYVGGKLVNVKGEPFAKTHLRFKFAANFLREIEEGNGPLFVDTSGIADENWKWVEMGLGSEVPMFLEYLKQSGLFRKATRLAVGITEYDLRDGRSGLIIDRYGRASLPGLYAAGDAMGGVAEAGMPGAITMGWKAGEGAATYASNVAHGQIDPQQVSAERRRLETPLQRQEGLRWTEVQGLLQQIMSEQVERPRTESGLRYALRKVEELTEVANHRLIARDSHEAYRTAEVQSLLDVARMCIVASLERKESRHLPYFERREYPARNDENWLKFVVLQKDGEGIRVTQRPIPIIYGRS from the coding sequence ATGAGATTCGAAGAACGATCCCTACAAACAGATGTATTGGTGTTAGGTGGTGGACTGGCTGGCTGTATGGCGGCGATAAAGGCCAGCGAATACCCTCTGGATGTGACCTTAGTGGAAAAGTGTAAGCCGGAAAGGAGTGGCTGCGCCGCTACGGGACTGGATCACTTCTGGACGTTACCCCCTGACAGGGGTGTGACGGCCGAGCAGCTCATCCGGCAATACGCTGAAAATGTGGAATATCTGGTGGATCAAGAGGTTCTCCACACCATCGTTACGGAAAGCTTCGAGAGAGTTAAGGACCTCGAAACCTGGGGGGTCAACATGCGCGCCGCTAACGGTGAATATCGCTGGGTTGGTGAACCTTTCATTCATCCCTTCGACCTGAGCATTCATTTTGCTGGGCACAACATCAAACGCGTATTGGCCGAGGAGGCCCGCAAACGCAAGGTCAGGGTTCTGGAACGGAGTATGGCCACCCGTCTGCTTACGGACAAGGGGAGGGTCATCGGTGCCCTCGTGTTTAACCATCGCCAGAACTGCTTCACTGTGATCCAGTCCAAAGCAGTAGTCATTACTACAGGTGGTGCAACCCGAATCTATCACACCCCCTCGGGACGTCCCTTCAGCACCTTCGCCGCGCCATCTGATACGGGCGATGGTTTTGCCATGGCCTTCCATGCCGGAGCCGAGCTGACTTGTATGGAATTTTCCGAGGGCACGGCAGCGCCTAAGTCTTTCAGACCAGGGACCATTGGCAATTTCACTTATGTTGGCGGTAAGTTAGTCAACGTCAAGGGAGAGCCCTTTGCCAAAACCCATCTCCGCTTCAAATTTGCGGCCAACTTCCTCCGCGAAATCGAGGAAGGAAACGGCCCTCTCTTCGTCGATACATCGGGCATCGCCGACGAAAATTGGAAATGGGTAGAGATGGGTCTGGGCAGCGAGGTCCCTATGTTCCTGGAGTACCTGAAGCAATCCGGCCTGTTTCGTAAGGCGACCAGGCTAGCCGTGGGAATCACTGAGTATGACCTCCGCGACGGGCGCAGTGGGCTGATCATCGATCGCTATGGCCGGGCCTCTCTGCCTGGACTCTACGCTGCCGGGGATGCTATGGGCGGTGTCGCCGAGGCTGGGATGCCGGGAGCTATCACAATGGGATGGAAGGCTGGGGAAGGTGCTGCTACCTACGCCAGCAATGTGGCCCATGGTCAGATCGACCCCCAGCAGGTCTCTGCCGAACGACGACGGCTGGAGACACCCCTTCAGCGCCAGGAGGGGCTAAGATGGACAGAGGTGCAGGGGCTACTGCAACAGATTATGTCTGAACAGGTGGAGAGACCGCGCACAGAGAGCGGCTTGCGCTACGCCCTTCGAAAGGTGGAGGAACTCACCGAGGTCGCCAATCACAGATTGATCGCCAGGGACAGCCATGAGGCCTACCGCACTGCTGAGGTGCAAAGCCTTTTGGATGTGGCCCGCATGTGCATCGTCGCCTCTCTGGAAAGGAAGGAGAGCAGACACCTTCCCTACTTTGAGCGCAGGGAATACCCCGCGCGGAACGATGAGAACTGGCTCAAGTTTGTGGTCCTGCAAAAGGATGGGGAAGGAATCAGGGTCACGCAAAGACCCATTCCAATAATTTATGGGAGGTCCTGA